In Marinobacter sp. es.048, the following proteins share a genomic window:
- the pheS gene encoding phenylalanine--tRNA ligase subunit alpha: protein MENLEQLVQDGLAAVDSADSLQALDQIRVEYLGKKGVITQQAKTLGKLSAEERPAAGQKINEAKGQVEQAINARRNDLERAAIEQKLASESIDVTLPGRGQDLGGLHPVTRTLQRIEHFFARAGYTVEQGPEIEDDYHNFEALNIPGHHPARAMHDTFYFNPGTLLRTHTSPVQIRTMEAGKPPFRMICPGRVYRCDSDMTHTPMFHQVEGLLVEKNVSFADLKSTVEEFLRVFFERDLQVRFRPSYFPFTEPSAEVDIEWGREADGSIKWLEVMGCGMVHPKVFEYCGIDAEEYRGFAFGLGVERLAMLRYGVNDLRMFFENDLRFLRQFR, encoded by the coding sequence ATGGAAAACCTGGAGCAACTGGTTCAGGATGGTCTGGCAGCAGTTGATAGCGCCGACAGCCTGCAGGCACTTGATCAAATTCGTGTTGAGTATCTTGGCAAGAAGGGTGTGATTACCCAGCAGGCAAAAACTCTGGGCAAACTGTCCGCCGAGGAACGTCCCGCCGCCGGCCAGAAAATCAATGAAGCCAAGGGTCAGGTGGAACAAGCCATCAATGCCCGGCGAAACGACCTCGAACGTGCTGCCATCGAGCAGAAGCTCGCCAGTGAATCCATTGATGTGACTTTGCCCGGCCGTGGTCAGGATCTGGGTGGGTTGCACCCGGTTACCCGCACCCTGCAGCGAATCGAGCATTTCTTTGCCCGGGCAGGCTATACCGTCGAGCAGGGGCCTGAGATTGAAGATGATTACCACAACTTCGAGGCCCTGAATATTCCTGGCCACCATCCCGCCCGCGCGATGCACGACACGTTTTATTTTAACCCGGGCACACTGCTGAGAACCCACACCTCACCGGTACAGATTCGAACCATGGAAGCCGGCAAGCCGCCCTTTCGCATGATTTGCCCTGGCCGGGTTTATCGCTGTGATTCGGATATGACTCACACCCCCATGTTCCATCAGGTGGAAGGGCTTCTGGTCGAGAAAAACGTCAGTTTTGCGGACCTTAAAAGCACGGTTGAAGAATTCCTGCGGGTGTTTTTCGAGCGGGACCTTCAGGTCCGTTTCCGGCCATCGTATTTCCCCTTCACCGAGCCCTCTGCGGAAGTTGATATTGAGTGGGGTCGTGAAGCCGATGGCAGCATCAAGTGGCTCGAGGTTATGGGCTGCGGAATGGTGCACCCGAAAGTGTTTGAATATTGCGGAATTGATGCTGAGGAATACCGTGGCTTCGCATTCGGCCTTGGTGTAGAGCGCCTGGCCATGCTTCGTTATGGCGTAAACGACCTGCGCATGTTCTTTGAGAACGACTTACGCTTCCTGCGACAGTTCCGTTAA
- the rplT gene encoding 50S ribosomal protein L20 produces MARVKRGVVARRRHKKILNQAKGYYGARSRVFRVAKQAVIKAGQYAYRDRRNRKRAFRALWIARINAGARANGLSYSRLIAGLKKANVEIDRKVLADLAMNEQQAFAAVVEKAKASL; encoded by the coding sequence ATGGCTCGTGTAAAACGTGGTGTGGTTGCACGCCGTCGTCACAAAAAGATTCTCAATCAGGCCAAAGGTTACTACGGCGCTCGTAGCCGGGTATTCCGTGTAGCCAAGCAAGCGGTTATCAAAGCCGGTCAGTACGCTTACCGTGACCGTCGTAACCGTAAGCGTGCTTTTCGCGCTCTGTGGATTGCTCGTATCAATGCTGGTGCCCGCGCCAACGGTCTGTCTTACAGCCGTCTGATCGCTGGCCTGAAAAAGGCTAACGTTGAAATCGATCGTAAGGTTCTGGCCGATCTGGCCATGAACGAGCAGCAGGCGTTTGCCGCTGTTGTTGAGAAGGCCAAAGCGTCCCTGTGA
- the rpmI gene encoding 50S ribosomal protein L35, with the protein MPKMKTKSGATKRFKKTATGFKHKQSFTSHILTKKSPKRKRQLRGTKLIAKSDVASIKRMTAG; encoded by the coding sequence ATGCCTAAGATGAAAACCAAAAGCGGAGCCACCAAGCGGTTCAAGAAAACCGCCACTGGCTTCAAGCACAAGCAGTCCTTCACCAGTCACATCCTGACCAAGAAGAGTCCGAAGCGTAAGCGTCAGCTGCGAGGCACCAAGCTCATCGCCAAGTCAGATGTTGCATCTATCAAGCGTATGACCGCGGGCTGA
- the infC gene encoding translation initiation factor IF-3 has translation MIIKQRANRGGRTPKAPINENIDATEVRLIDAEGNQVGVVPIEDAIKQAEEASLDLVQVTDSDPIVCKIMDYGKKIFDEKKAKAAAKKKQKQTQVKELKFRPGTEEGDYQVKLRNLVRFLENGDRGKITIRFRGREMAHQEIGMQLMQRIEADIEELAQVEMRPKMEGRQMTMVVAPRKKK, from the coding sequence CTGATTATTAAACAGCGAGCGAATCGGGGTGGGCGCACACCAAAGGCGCCGATCAATGAGAATATTGACGCAACCGAAGTCCGACTTATCGATGCCGAAGGCAATCAGGTCGGTGTAGTGCCAATTGAGGATGCCATCAAGCAAGCTGAAGAGGCATCTCTTGACCTGGTCCAGGTTACGGATTCCGATCCGATCGTCTGTAAGATAATGGACTACGGCAAGAAAATCTTCGACGAGAAGAAGGCCAAGGCGGCTGCCAAGAAAAAACAGAAGCAGACGCAGGTCAAAGAGCTTAAGTTCCGTCCAGGAACTGAAGAAGGGGATTATCAGGTCAAACTACGCAACCTGGTACGTTTCCTTGAAAACGGGGACCGCGGCAAAATCACGATCCGCTTTCGTGGCCGTGAGATGGCACACCAGGAAATTGGTATGCAGCTCATGCAGCGCATTGAAGCGGACATTGAGGAGCTTGCCCAGGTAGAGATGCGGCCGAAAATGGAAGGCCGGCAGATGACCATGGTTGTGGCGCCCCGCAAGAAGAAGTGA
- the thrS gene encoding threonine--tRNA ligase: MPVVTLPDGSHRSFAEPVTVHDVAADIGAGLAKAALAGKVDGQLVDTSYRIENDAELAIVTERDEDGVDVIRHSTAHLMAMAVQELFPGAQVTIGPVIDNGFYYDFKYDRPFTNEDLARIEKRMEELSKQDLPVSRSIMSRDEAIKLFEDMGEEYKVRIIQDIPGEEDLSFYSQGDFIDLCRGPHVPSTGKLKAFKLTKVAGAYWRGDTSNEQLQRVYGTAWGNKKDLKAYLHRLEEAEKRDHRKVGKKLGLFHMQEEAPGMVFWHPDGWSLYQEVEQYMRRKQQEHGYKEIKTPQVVSRTLWEKSGHWDKFKDDMFTTESEKHDYAIKPMNCPCHVQVFNQGLKSYKDLPLRLAEFGSCHRNEASGALHGLMRVRGFTQDDAHIFCEEDSIQQEVSAFIEMLHEIYTDFGFTEILYKLSTRPEKRVGSDEVWDKAEAALEEALNREGVDWELLPGEGAFYGPKIEFSLKDCIGRVWQCGTIQVDFSMPGRLGAQYVADNSERKTPVMLHRAVLGSFERFIGILIEEYEGAFPTWLAPTQVAILNITDNQRDYCQNLAKKWDSLGYRVNADLRNEKIGFKIREHTLNKVPYLVVVGDKEVDNNAVAVRTRKGEDLGTLSLEAFEQLLQEDVERKGKTKTEI; the protein is encoded by the coding sequence ATGCCCGTCGTAACCCTGCCTGATGGCAGTCATCGCAGTTTTGCCGAACCCGTAACCGTTCATGACGTCGCTGCCGATATTGGCGCTGGTCTTGCCAAAGCCGCCCTTGCCGGGAAGGTTGATGGCCAGCTCGTGGACACCAGCTATCGTATCGAGAATGACGCCGAGCTTGCTATCGTCACCGAGCGTGATGAAGACGGCGTTGATGTAATCCGTCATTCCACGGCCCACCTGATGGCGATGGCTGTGCAGGAACTGTTTCCAGGAGCGCAGGTCACCATTGGCCCGGTCATCGACAATGGCTTCTATTACGACTTCAAGTACGACCGCCCGTTCACTAATGAGGACCTGGCGCGGATCGAGAAGCGCATGGAAGAACTCTCCAAGCAGGATCTTCCGGTTTCACGCTCCATCATGTCCCGTGATGAGGCGATCAAGCTTTTTGAAGATATGGGCGAGGAATACAAGGTCCGTATCATTCAGGACATACCCGGTGAAGAAGATCTGTCTTTCTACAGCCAGGGCGACTTTATTGATCTGTGTCGCGGTCCCCACGTTCCAAGCACTGGCAAGCTGAAAGCCTTCAAGCTGACCAAGGTGGCTGGCGCCTACTGGCGTGGTGACACCAGCAACGAGCAGCTTCAACGCGTGTACGGTACCGCCTGGGGTAACAAGAAGGATCTCAAGGCCTATCTTCACCGTCTGGAGGAGGCTGAGAAGCGGGACCACCGAAAGGTCGGCAAAAAGCTTGGCCTGTTCCATATGCAGGAAGAAGCGCCGGGTATGGTGTTCTGGCACCCGGATGGCTGGTCCCTGTACCAGGAAGTTGAACAGTACATGCGCCGCAAGCAGCAGGAACATGGTTACAAGGAAATAAAGACCCCGCAGGTGGTGTCTCGGACCCTCTGGGAGAAGTCAGGGCATTGGGACAAGTTCAAGGATGACATGTTCACCACCGAGTCGGAGAAGCACGACTATGCCATCAAACCCATGAACTGTCCCTGCCACGTACAGGTATTCAATCAGGGGCTGAAAAGCTACAAGGATCTGCCGCTGAGGCTGGCGGAATTCGGCTCCTGCCACCGGAATGAGGCCTCCGGAGCGCTGCACGGACTGATGCGCGTTCGCGGCTTTACCCAGGATGATGCCCATATCTTCTGCGAAGAAGATTCTATTCAGCAGGAAGTCTCGGCATTTATCGAAATGCTGCACGAGATCTACACAGACTTCGGGTTTACCGAAATTCTGTACAAACTCTCAACCCGCCCGGAAAAACGGGTTGGTTCCGATGAGGTCTGGGACAAGGCGGAAGCCGCCCTGGAAGAAGCGCTGAATCGTGAAGGGGTAGACTGGGAGTTGTTGCCGGGTGAGGGCGCCTTCTACGGGCCCAAGATCGAGTTCTCTCTGAAAGACTGTATCGGACGGGTGTGGCAGTGTGGCACTATTCAGGTGGACTTTTCGATGCCGGGTCGTCTGGGTGCACAGTATGTTGCTGACAATTCAGAGCGGAAGACCCCGGTTATGCTGCACCGGGCGGTATTGGGTTCCTTCGAGCGTTTCATTGGTATCCTGATCGAGGAATATGAAGGTGCATTCCCGACCTGGCTTGCGCCGACTCAGGTAGCGATCCTCAATATTACCGATAATCAGCGTGATTATTGTCAGAATCTGGCGAAAAAGTGGGATTCTTTGGGATATAGGGTTAATGCTGACTTGAGAAACGAGAAGATCGGCTTTAAAATCCGCGAGCATACTCTTAACAAGGTTCCCTACCTTGTCGTTGTCGGCGACAAAGAAGTCGACAACAACGCCGTTGCGGTGAGAACCCGCAAAGGCGAAGATCTGGGAACACTATCGCTCGAAGCGTTCGAGCAGCTTTTACAGGAAGATGTTGAACGCAAGGGCAAAACAAAGACGGAGATCTGA
- a CDS encoding TRAP transporter permease, translating to MATSDPANGAGGGGGGNVDEILQTETGGRATTGYAAVILFIVPLMWSLFQLWIASPLPYILNFAIFNSTEARSIHLAFAVFLAFSAFPMIKGRHVNIVPIYDWILALVAAFCASYLYVFYEELSTRPGAPITQDLWVALVGLVLLLEATRRALGLPLTIVAAVFITYSIAGPYMPDVIAHKGVSLSKLASHQWLGTEGVFGVALGVSTSFVFLFVLFGALLERAGAGNYFIKVAYAMLGHMRGGPAKAAVVSSGLSGVISGSSIANVVTTGTFTIPLMKRVGFPATKAGAVEVAASTNGQLTPPIMGAAAFLMVEYVGISYLEVIKHAILPALISYVALIYIVHLEACKLNMQGIERLNKPTLAQRMLNWVVILIGLSVLTLVVYYGIGWTKTLFGEAAIWVLAPLLVLIYVGLVGYATRFPELEEDDPDKDMGELPPVGPTVKTGLYFLLPVVVLVWCLTVERFSPQLSAFWATLFMIFIVVTQRPLKAFFYKHGNFLGAFKDGVFDLAHSLATGARNMVGIGVATATAGIVVGTVTLTGIGLVMTEFVEFLSGGNLLLMLIFTAIISLILGMGLPTTANYIVVSTLMAPVIVTLGAQNGLIVPLIAVHLFVFYFGILADDTPPVGLAAYAAAAISGADPIRTGVQGFTYDIRTAILPFMFIFNTQLLLIGLSGWFDLLVTIFSAVTAMLVFSAATQGFWFTKSYKWESLLLLLITFTMFRPGFWWDMIYPPTADKPGAEIMEYVEDVPADKPLVLKASGMTIDGDDVTTYVRLEIPAGETPEQRLMDAGLELSPDGEKMAVDFVGFGSPAEDAGIQFGWTIDAVQVDLERPPKELMFIPALALLGLLAFGQLRRRAREEAAGQPA from the coding sequence ATGGCGACGAGCGATCCGGCTAACGGGGCTGGTGGTGGCGGTGGCGGTAATGTAGACGAGATCCTGCAGACTGAGACCGGGGGCCGGGCGACCACTGGGTATGCCGCGGTCATTCTGTTTATCGTTCCCCTGATGTGGTCGCTGTTTCAGCTCTGGATTGCGTCACCGCTCCCCTATATTCTCAATTTTGCCATTTTCAATTCCACGGAAGCGCGTTCCATCCACCTCGCGTTTGCGGTTTTCCTGGCGTTTTCCGCCTTTCCCATGATCAAGGGGCGGCACGTGAATATCGTGCCGATCTATGACTGGATTCTGGCGCTTGTTGCGGCTTTCTGCGCCTCGTACCTTTACGTTTTTTATGAAGAGCTTTCGACACGCCCCGGAGCGCCTATCACCCAGGATCTGTGGGTTGCGCTGGTCGGGCTTGTGCTGTTGCTGGAAGCGACACGTCGCGCACTGGGATTGCCACTGACGATCGTCGCCGCTGTTTTTATCACCTATTCGATTGCCGGCCCCTATATGCCGGATGTGATCGCCCATAAAGGCGTGAGTCTGAGCAAGCTGGCGTCGCACCAGTGGCTGGGCACCGAGGGTGTGTTTGGTGTCGCACTCGGGGTTTCCACGAGCTTCGTTTTCCTGTTTGTGTTGTTTGGTGCGCTGCTTGAGCGGGCAGGTGCCGGTAATTACTTTATCAAGGTCGCCTACGCCATGTTGGGGCATATGCGTGGTGGTCCTGCAAAGGCTGCAGTGGTTTCCAGTGGTTTAAGCGGCGTTATTTCCGGTTCGTCTATCGCCAACGTTGTCACCACCGGGACGTTCACCATCCCGCTGATGAAGCGAGTCGGTTTTCCGGCTACCAAGGCCGGCGCAGTGGAAGTGGCGGCGTCCACCAACGGCCAGCTGACACCTCCAATCATGGGGGCAGCCGCTTTCCTGATGGTCGAGTATGTGGGCATTTCGTACCTGGAGGTCATCAAGCACGCCATCCTGCCGGCACTGATCTCATATGTGGCACTGATCTATATTGTCCATCTTGAGGCCTGCAAGCTGAACATGCAGGGTATCGAGCGTCTCAACAAGCCGACGCTTGCCCAGCGGATGCTGAACTGGGTCGTTATCCTGATTGGCCTGAGTGTGCTGACCCTCGTGGTTTATTACGGGATTGGCTGGACGAAAACGCTTTTCGGTGAAGCGGCGATCTGGGTGTTGGCACCTTTGCTGGTGCTCATCTATGTCGGCCTGGTTGGCTATGCCACCCGATTCCCTGAACTCGAGGAAGACGATCCGGACAAGGATATGGGCGAACTGCCCCCGGTTGGCCCGACGGTAAAGACCGGACTGTACTTCCTTCTGCCCGTTGTGGTGCTGGTGTGGTGTCTTACGGTTGAGCGTTTCTCACCCCAGCTGTCGGCGTTCTGGGCCACGCTGTTCATGATTTTCATTGTCGTGACACAGCGACCACTGAAGGCTTTTTTCTATAAGCACGGCAACTTCCTCGGTGCGTTCAAAGACGGTGTGTTTGATCTGGCGCATTCGCTCGCCACTGGCGCGCGGAACATGGTGGGTATTGGCGTGGCAACTGCCACCGCAGGTATTGTGGTGGGGACGGTCACCCTGACTGGTATCGGCCTGGTGATGACAGAGTTTGTAGAATTCCTGTCCGGCGGCAATCTGTTGCTGATGCTGATTTTCACGGCCATCATCAGTCTGATCCTTGGTATGGGTTTGCCGACCACAGCAAACTACATCGTCGTGTCCACCCTTATGGCGCCGGTGATCGTCACTTTGGGCGCCCAGAATGGGCTGATCGTGCCACTGATTGCGGTGCATCTGTTTGTGTTCTATTTCGGTATTCTGGCGGACGATACGCCGCCCGTGGGGCTGGCGGCCTATGCCGCCGCTGCGATATCGGGGGCAGACCCGATACGAACGGGTGTCCAGGGCTTTACCTATGACATCCGTACGGCGATTCTGCCGTTCATGTTCATTTTCAACACCCAGTTGTTGCTCATTGGGTTGAGCGGTTGGTTTGATCTCCTGGTAACGATCTTCAGCGCGGTGACGGCGATGCTGGTCTTTTCCGCGGCCACCCAGGGTTTCTGGTTCACCAAAAGCTACAAGTGGGAATCGCTTTTGTTGTTGCTGATCACGTTCACTATGTTCCGGCCCGGTTTTTGGTGGGACATGATCTATCCGCCTACGGCAGACAAGCCCGGCGCCGAGATCATGGAATATGTGGAGGACGTGCCGGCTGACAAACCGCTTGTCCTGAAAGCTTCTGGTATGACGATTGACGGGGATGACGTGACAACGTATGTGCGCCTTGAGATTCCCGCTGGCGAGACGCCCGAGCAACGCCTGATGGACGCCGGCCTCGAGCTAAGCCCGGATGGCGAAAAGATGGCGGTGGATTTCGTTGGTTTCGGCAGCCCGGCGGAGGATGCGGGGATCCAGTTTGGCTGGACCATCGATGCTGTGCAGGTTGATCTGGAACGGCCGCCGAAGGAGCTGATGTTTATTCCGGCTCTGGCTTTACTGGGGCTCTTGGCGTTTGGTCAGTTGCGTCGGCGGGCCAGGGAGGAGGCCGCCGGCCAGCCGGCCTGA
- a CDS encoding TAXI family TRAP transporter solute-binding subunit, protein MTLKLKASAFAVAAAVSLGAASTSVSAQEQRFVTIGTGGVTGVYYPAGGAICRLVNMDRKEHGIRCSVESTGGSVYNLNAIRQGELDLAVAQSDWQYHAYNGTSQFKDDGANKDLRAVFSLHPEPFTVVASKGSGIKAFEDLEGKRVSIGNPGSGQRATAEVLMNEMGWTTDKFSLAAEIKAAEQSQALCDGNIDAFFYTVGHPSGAIKEATTSCDSVLVNVDNAATQKLIDDNPYYRKAVIPGGMYRGSDDDVTTFGVAATFVSSTDVPDDVVYAVVKAVFENFDSFKRLHPAFANLNKEEMVSDALSAPLHPGAAKYYKEAGLID, encoded by the coding sequence ATGACACTGAAACTCAAAGCCTCCGCATTCGCTGTCGCTGCCGCAGTCAGCCTGGGTGCTGCTTCAACCTCCGTTTCCGCTCAGGAGCAGCGCTTTGTAACCATCGGCACCGGCGGTGTAACCGGCGTTTATTATCCGGCCGGCGGCGCGATCTGTCGTCTGGTGAACATGGACCGTAAAGAGCATGGTATTCGCTGCTCCGTCGAGAGTACCGGTGGTTCCGTCTACAACCTGAACGCTATCCGTCAGGGCGAGCTTGATCTGGCAGTCGCCCAGTCTGACTGGCAGTACCATGCCTATAACGGCACCAGCCAGTTCAAGGACGATGGCGCCAACAAGGATCTTCGCGCGGTCTTTTCCCTTCACCCGGAGCCGTTTACCGTTGTTGCCAGCAAGGGATCCGGTATCAAGGCCTTTGAAGATCTTGAAGGTAAGCGGGTATCCATAGGTAACCCTGGCTCTGGCCAGCGTGCCACCGCTGAAGTTCTGATGAATGAAATGGGCTGGACTACGGACAAATTCTCCCTGGCCGCCGAAATCAAGGCGGCAGAGCAGTCCCAGGCCCTCTGTGATGGCAACATTGATGCCTTCTTCTACACCGTTGGCCACCCTTCCGGTGCGATCAAGGAAGCGACAACTTCCTGTGACAGCGTCCTGGTTAACGTGGATAACGCCGCCACCCAGAAGCTGATTGACGATAACCCGTACTATCGTAAAGCGGTTATTCCTGGCGGAATGTATCGTGGCAGTGACGACGACGTGACCACCTTTGGCGTTGCGGCAACCTTCGTGTCATCCACTGATGTGCCCGACGATGTTGTCTACGCCGTTGTGAAGGCTGTTTTCGAGAACTTCGACAGCTTCAAGCGTCTGCATCCTGCGTTTGCCAACCTGAACAAGGAAGAGATGGTCTCTGATGCCCTGAGTGCGCCTCTGCACCCGGGTGCTGCCAAGTACTACAAGGAAGCCGGCCTGATCGACTGA
- a CDS encoding efflux RND transporter permease subunit: MSNPKHDKGEHYLTTPKAEPFLERLIFNNRPIILIVFAALTLFLGYNAIKIQPDASFERMIPLEHPYIVNMLEHRDDLENLGNFVRIAVEAKEGDIFTQEYMETLKQITDEVFYLNGVDRSGLKSLWTSNVRWVEVTEQGFQGGTVIPDGYDGSRDSLEQLRQNVLRSNEVGRLISDNFQSTIVYAPLYEKNPETGEALDYGEFSRQLEEKIRDKYEEQNPDIQIHIVGFAKKVGDLIEGIGSIAWFAGITILLTTLLLFWYSRAIAGTLVPVFTSIIAVFLQLGTLRLLGYGLDPYSVLVPFLVFAIGISHGVQIVNAMAVEAAKGFDAVTAARLAFRALYIPGMLALISDAFGFLTLFFIEIDVIRDLAVAAGIGVAFVIFTNLVLHVLIMSYVGISKGGIRHVQNHGEKQDRKWRLLSYFSHPGVAPISLLIAVIGLGLGLYYKQDLKIGDLDQGAPELRADSRYNKDNAYIINNYSTSADVLVVMVKTPEEQCTQYNVLRAMDTLQWELQNTPGVQSSVSLADVSKMVTKALNEGNWKWYEISRNQTIINASIREAPAGLINTDCSLTPVLVFLEDHKAETLQTVVERVEQFAENNSTDEHRFLLAAGNAGVEAATNEVISGAKDKMLILVYSVVSLLCFATFRSIRAVLCIVIPLGLTSILCEAIMAVSGIGIKVATLPVIALGVGIGVDYGIYIYSKLEKYLLEGKTLQEAYYETLRSTGKAVMFTGVTLGLGVVTWIFSPIKFQADMGFLLFFMFLWNMVGAIWLLPALARFLLRPDQMLAKARAAK; this comes from the coding sequence ATGTCCAACCCTAAGCATGACAAGGGCGAGCACTACCTGACCACGCCCAAGGCCGAACCCTTTCTCGAAAGGCTGATCTTCAACAATCGGCCCATCATTCTTATTGTCTTTGCAGCGTTGACGCTTTTTCTCGGGTACAACGCCATCAAGATTCAGCCTGACGCCAGTTTCGAGCGGATGATTCCGCTTGAGCATCCCTACATTGTGAATATGCTCGAGCATCGGGATGACCTGGAGAATCTGGGTAACTTTGTTCGTATCGCCGTCGAAGCAAAAGAGGGCGATATTTTCACCCAGGAGTACATGGAGACCCTGAAGCAGATTACCGACGAGGTCTTCTATCTCAACGGCGTGGATCGCTCCGGCCTCAAATCTCTCTGGACGTCGAACGTTCGCTGGGTCGAGGTTACCGAACAGGGTTTCCAGGGTGGCACTGTCATACCGGACGGCTATGACGGCTCCCGGGACAGTCTTGAGCAGCTTCGTCAGAACGTTCTTCGTTCTAACGAGGTCGGGCGCCTGATCTCTGATAACTTCCAATCAACGATTGTTTATGCGCCGCTGTACGAGAAGAATCCGGAAACCGGTGAGGCTCTGGACTACGGCGAATTTTCCCGTCAGCTTGAAGAAAAGATTCGGGACAAATACGAAGAACAGAATCCGGATATCCAGATTCATATTGTGGGTTTTGCCAAGAAGGTCGGCGACCTGATTGAGGGGATAGGTTCTATCGCCTGGTTTGCCGGGATCACCATCCTGCTGACCACGCTGCTGTTGTTCTGGTACTCCCGGGCGATTGCCGGCACTCTGGTACCCGTCTTCACCTCAATCATTGCGGTTTTCCTGCAGCTGGGAACTCTGCGGCTCCTGGGCTATGGTCTGGACCCGTATTCTGTGCTGGTGCCCTTCCTGGTGTTTGCGATCGGCATTAGTCACGGCGTTCAGATTGTCAATGCCATGGCCGTCGAGGCTGCCAAGGGCTTTGATGCGGTGACTGCCGCGCGCCTGGCTTTCCGTGCTCTTTACATACCGGGCATGCTGGCTCTGATTTCAGACGCCTTTGGTTTCCTGACCCTGTTCTTTATCGAGATCGACGTTATCCGGGACCTGGCCGTTGCCGCCGGTATTGGTGTTGCGTTCGTGATCTTCACCAACCTGGTGTTGCATGTACTGATTATGTCCTATGTCGGTATCTCCAAGGGCGGTATCCGTCACGTACAGAATCACGGCGAAAAACAGGATCGTAAATGGCGTCTTTTGTCCTACTTCTCTCATCCAGGCGTAGCGCCCATCTCGTTGTTGATTGCTGTAATTGGCCTCGGACTTGGTCTTTATTACAAGCAGGACCTCAAGATCGGCGACCTAGATCAGGGTGCGCCAGAGCTTCGTGCAGACTCCCGCTATAACAAGGACAACGCCTACATCATCAACAATTACTCGACCAGTGCCGATGTATTGGTGGTGATGGTCAAAACGCCGGAAGAGCAGTGCACGCAATACAATGTGCTGCGGGCCATGGATACTCTGCAATGGGAACTTCAGAACACACCGGGCGTGCAGTCTTCCGTATCACTTGCAGATGTCTCCAAGATGGTGACCAAGGCGCTGAACGAGGGCAACTGGAAGTGGTATGAGATCTCCCGCAACCAGACCATCATCAATGCGTCCATTCGTGAGGCGCCTGCCGGGTTGATCAATACCGATTGCAGCCTGACGCCGGTGTTGGTGTTCCTTGAGGATCACAAGGCAGAAACCCTCCAAACCGTCGTTGAGCGGGTCGAACAGTTTGCCGAGAACAACAGCACCGATGAGCACAGGTTCTTGCTGGCGGCCGGTAACGCCGGTGTTGAGGCCGCTACCAACGAGGTTATCTCCGGCGCCAAGGACAAGATGCTGATCCTCGTTTACAGCGTGGTGAGTTTGCTGTGCTTCGCGACTTTCCGCTCCATTCGTGCCGTGCTGTGTATCGTGATCCCCCTGGGGCTGACTTCAATCCTGTGTGAGGCGATCATGGCGGTATCCGGCATTGGTATCAAAGTGGCGACCCTGCCGGTTATTGCCCTGGGTGTCGGTATAGGTGTTGACTACGGCATTTATATCTACAGCAAGCTGGAGAAATACCTGCTTGAGGGCAAAACGCTTCAGGAGGCTTATTATGAGACCCTGCGTTCGACGGGTAAGGCGGTTATGTTTACCGGCGTAACCCTTGGCCTGGGTGTTGTCACCTGGATATTCTCGCCCATCAAGTTCCAGGCCGACATGGGCTTCCTGCTGTTCTTCATGTTCCTCTGGAACATGGTGGGGGCCATCTGGCTGTTGCCCGCTCTGGCCCGGTTCTTGTTGCGGCCGGATCAGATGCTTGCCAAGGCCCGAGCTGCGAAATAA